One stretch of Methanobacterium aggregans DNA includes these proteins:
- a CDS encoding ATP-binding cassette domain-containing protein has translation MDYIIETDNITKKFDDFVAVNEINLKVKRDSIHGVLGPNGAGKTTLISMLCTILRPTSGTGCVNGYDIVKNANEVRKSIGIVFQARALDDILTGREHLEMHAALYGVPRDVRKDRIEEILDLTQLQDKADEMIKTYSGGMKRRLEIGRGLIHYPKVLFLDEPTLGLDPQTRESIWEYLQNLNKKEDVTVLLTTHYLDEADKLCDKISIIDQGEIIKSDTPRNLKKELKADIITIKVDDDDRFVSLVSKLDFVSDIHRIDGEVKLMVESGENLVPTIVNFANENKIFVNSIELEHPKLDDVFIHYTGKSIIHGTAKKGKTKKGGRFSIMGRRR, from the coding sequence ATGGATTACATCATAGAAACTGATAACATAACCAAAAAATTTGATGATTTCGTGGCAGTGAATGAAATAAACCTCAAAGTTAAAAGGGACAGCATACATGGAGTTTTAGGTCCCAACGGTGCAGGTAAAACCACACTGATCTCCATGCTCTGCACAATACTGCGCCCAACATCGGGTACAGGTTGTGTGAACGGCTATGACATAGTTAAAAATGCCAACGAGGTCAGAAAATCCATAGGAATAGTGTTCCAGGCAAGGGCCCTTGATGATATCTTAACGGGCCGTGAGCACCTTGAGATGCATGCAGCACTTTATGGTGTGCCAAGGGATGTTAGAAAGGACAGAATTGAGGAAATACTTGACCTGACTCAGCTTCAAGATAAGGCAGATGAAATGATAAAGACCTACTCTGGTGGAATGAAGAGAAGGCTTGAAATAGGCAGGGGTCTGATACATTACCCTAAAGTGCTGTTTCTAGATGAACCAACCCTGGGACTTGATCCTCAGACAAGGGAGAGCATATGGGAGTACCTCCAGAACCTCAACAAGAAGGAGGATGTGACTGTTCTTCTCACAACCCACTACCTTGATGAGGCAGACAAGCTCTGCGATAAGATCTCAATAATAGACCAAGGTGAAATAATAAAGTCAGACACGCCTCGAAACCTTAAAAAAGAGCTTAAAGCAGACATAATAACCATAAAGGTTGATGATGATGATCGTTTCGTATCCCTGGTTTCCAAGCTGGACTTTGTAAGTGACATTCACAGGATCGATGGTGAGGTGAAGCTCATGGTTGAAAGTGGTGAAAACCTCGTTCCCACCATTGTGAACTTTGCGAATGAGAACAAAATATTCGTGAACTCCATAGAACTTGAGCACCCAAAACTCGATGATGTTTTCATACATTACACAGGAAAGTCCATAATCCATGGAACCGCCAAGAAGGGCAAAACCAAGAAGGGTGGAAGGTTCAGTATAATGGGCAGGAGGCGGTAA
- a CDS encoding MBL fold metallo-hydrolase encodes MIFEIVKSRGLSHKSYFIGSRGAAAVIDPRRDVDIYLDIAKRHDMNVEMVFETHRNEDYTVGSLELSKLVDAKIYHGAGLDFAYGNPAHEGDSFEFGSLQLEVLETPGHTPESISITVKDMDASEDVYMVFTGDALFAGEVGRCDIYGPEEVERMAGSLYDSINQKILPLGDGVIICPAHGSGSVCGAEIRDVDITTVGYEKKTNPLLQKTRRDFIEHKVAERFYIPPYFKRMELNNQRGAEILCRLPHLRALSTVELQGMDDGVQIIDVRDPESFAGGHIPGTLNIWSEGVPAFAGWFLNYHDPIVLVDYDGSRIESVERYLIRLGYDNIYGYLAGGFSSWFKSAGPVETIEPCSVHELRDKLEDPSIFLLDVRKEWEWEEEHIDGSHNIYIGILEEKLEDVPKDRSIILYCDTGYKAGIGASILKINGYINVTNVLGSIMAWKKAGYPTLGVEFHG; translated from the coding sequence TTGATATTTGAAATTGTGAAATCCAGGGGACTTTCCCACAAATCTTATTTTATAGGCTCCAGGGGAGCTGCAGCGGTCATCGATCCAAGAAGGGATGTTGACATCTACCTTGACATTGCCAAAAGACATGATATGAATGTAGAGATGGTATTTGAAACCCATAGAAACGAAGATTACACAGTTGGATCCCTAGAGCTTTCAAAACTCGTTGATGCTAAGATATACCATGGAGCAGGTCTTGATTTTGCCTATGGAAACCCTGCACATGAAGGAGACAGCTTTGAATTTGGATCACTCCAACTGGAGGTGCTTGAAACTCCAGGACACACACCTGAAAGTATATCAATCACAGTTAAGGATATGGATGCTTCAGAGGATGTTTACATGGTCTTTACAGGGGATGCTCTTTTTGCAGGAGAAGTTGGAAGGTGCGACATCTACGGCCCTGAAGAAGTGGAGAGAATGGCTGGATCCCTCTATGACAGCATAAACCAGAAGATACTCCCCCTTGGAGATGGTGTTATCATCTGCCCAGCCCATGGTTCAGGCTCAGTCTGCGGGGCTGAGATACGAGATGTGGATATCACAACGGTGGGATATGAGAAAAAAACCAATCCACTTCTACAGAAGACCAGAAGAGATTTCATTGAACACAAGGTGGCTGAGAGATTCTACATTCCTCCCTACTTCAAAAGGATGGAACTGAACAACCAGAGGGGTGCAGAAATCCTCTGCAGACTTCCACACCTCAGAGCTCTTTCAACTGTAGAACTTCAGGGTATGGATGATGGTGTTCAGATTATTGATGTCAGGGACCCTGAATCCTTTGCAGGCGGACACATACCTGGCACACTGAACATATGGAGTGAGGGAGTTCCTGCATTTGCAGGGTGGTTTTTAAATTACCATGACCCAATAGTTCTGGTTGACTATGATGGATCCAGAATCGAGAGTGTTGAAAGGTACCTGATTAGACTGGGCTACGACAACATATATGGATACCTTGCAGGTGGTTTTTCATCATGGTTCAAATCTGCAGGTCCAGTTGAAACCATTGAACCATGTTCCGTGCATGAACTCCGTGATAAATTGGAAGATCCCTCCATCTTTCTCCTGGATGTCAGAAAGGAATGGGAGTGGGAAGAAGAACACATAGATGGATCCCACAACATCTACATTGGAATTCTTGAGGAAAAACTTGAAGATGTTCCAAAGGATAGAAGTATCATTCTTTACTGTGATACAGGTTACAAAGCAGGTATTGGAGCATCAATACTTAAAATTAATGGTTATATTAACGTTACAAATGTTCTTGGCAGTATTATGGCCTGGAAAAAGGCAGGTTATCCCACTTTAGGGGTTGAATTTCATGGATAG
- a CDS encoding molybdopterin-dependent oxidoreductase, with the protein MKKILTACTRDCPGGCSIIATVRDGKIVKLKGNPDHDITDGFLCPNTAKYLENVHYSHKRVLHPLKREDGDWKRISWDEAFDIMVSKLGDTIKSHGKNSVLYYQGFGSRTALKILNRRFFNLLGGVSTLYGTVCGGIGQAGQEMDLGMRISHDHLDHINSKTVLIWGRNPAVTDIHLWRILRKAQRNGTKLVVVDPIKTKTAVHADLFIQPEPGTDSYLAVAVSKIILDKDLTDKEFINESTRNFEKYLQIIQGFSMKELSVKCDVSIETITELAVTYSQNKPSSIVTGWGLHRYISGHIIFRFLDAIAAITGNIGISGGGVSQGFEEFGFFNDSYALERPEIGRKLPMPTIGEAILKADHPPIKMAFITSGNPVNLNPNSNKVKKAFEAVDHVVLMDHFLNDTADVADLFLPATTFLEEEDLVGSYGHNWIYSINPVTNPEGEAKSELEVFQKLADKMGFGEKMGGKPEYWLQKIVSTVLDQGVEWDDLKAGPVKMVPEDYIPYSDGKFFTASGKFEFITEFTDGFNDFSDYEGKINGFDDGYNLHLISSSPEKWVRSVVPESEMDTGLIDAEVSPKILNELGMHDGETAVLESPFGELKVTIRGDPDARIDTVKVQMGGWMKYGKNINVLTVDIMSNAGNGTPYYETMVKIRKTSVE; encoded by the coding sequence TTGAAAAAAATTTTAACTGCATGCACAAGGGACTGTCCAGGTGGATGCAGCATAATCGCTACGGTTCGGGATGGAAAAATAGTCAAACTCAAGGGAAATCCAGATCATGATATTACCGACGGATTTCTCTGCCCCAATACTGCAAAATACCTTGAAAATGTTCATTACAGCCATAAAAGAGTTCTACATCCACTTAAACGTGAAGATGGGGATTGGAAAAGAATAAGCTGGGATGAAGCCTTTGATATCATGGTGTCCAAACTTGGGGATACAATAAAATCTCATGGAAAGAACTCAGTACTTTACTACCAGGGATTTGGATCAAGAACTGCCCTTAAAATACTTAATAGGCGATTTTTCAATTTACTTGGGGGAGTTTCAACCCTCTATGGAACTGTGTGTGGTGGAATAGGTCAGGCAGGTCAGGAAATGGATTTGGGCATGAGAATATCCCACGATCATTTAGACCACATTAACAGTAAAACCGTGCTGATCTGGGGAAGAAATCCAGCAGTTACAGACATCCATCTCTGGAGGATACTCAGGAAAGCCCAGAGAAACGGTACAAAACTGGTTGTTGTTGACCCGATTAAAACAAAAACTGCAGTACATGCAGATCTTTTCATTCAGCCAGAACCTGGAACAGATTCTTACCTTGCAGTTGCAGTTTCCAAGATAATTCTGGATAAGGATCTTACAGATAAAGAGTTTATAAATGAGAGCACCAGAAACTTCGAGAAATATCTCCAGATAATTCAGGGCTTTTCCATGAAGGAACTGTCAGTTAAATGTGATGTGTCCATTGAAACCATCACGGAACTTGCAGTTACCTACTCTCAAAATAAACCCTCCAGCATAGTCACAGGCTGGGGCCTTCACAGGTACATATCAGGACACATCATATTCAGATTTTTGGATGCCATTGCAGCCATAACAGGAAACATTGGAATTTCAGGTGGAGGTGTGAGTCAGGGATTTGAGGAGTTCGGATTTTTTAATGATTCCTATGCCCTGGAAAGGCCCGAAATTGGTAGAAAACTTCCAATGCCTACGATTGGTGAGGCAATTCTCAAGGCAGACCATCCACCAATAAAAATGGCCTTCATAACATCCGGAAACCCTGTCAACTTGAATCCAAACTCTAATAAGGTCAAAAAGGCATTTGAAGCTGTTGATCATGTTGTGTTGATGGATCATTTCCTCAACGACACAGCAGATGTTGCTGATCTGTTTTTACCTGCAACAACCTTTCTTGAAGAGGAAGACCTGGTTGGAAGTTACGGGCACAACTGGATATATTCCATAAATCCTGTAACAAATCCTGAAGGTGAGGCAAAGTCTGAGCTTGAGGTATTCCAGAAACTTGCAGATAAAATGGGATTCGGAGAGAAAATGGGGGGAAAACCTGAGTACTGGCTGCAAAAAATAGTGTCAACAGTTCTTGATCAGGGAGTAGAATGGGATGATCTCAAGGCAGGCCCCGTGAAAATGGTGCCCGAAGATTACATACCCTACTCAGATGGAAAGTTTTTCACAGCCTCTGGAAAATTTGAATTCATAACTGAATTCACAGATGGATTTAATGATTTTTCAGACTACGAAGGAAAAATCAATGGTTTTGATGATGGTTACAACCTCCATCTCATCTCTTCGTCCCCTGAAAAATGGGTTCGTTCAGTTGTTCCAGAAAGTGAAATGGACACTGGGCTAATTGATGCTGAAGTTTCACCCAAAATACTCAACGAACTTGGAATGCATGATGGGGAAACTGCAGTCCTTGAGTCTCCATTTGGAGAGTTGAAGGTTACTATTCGAGGGGATCCAGATGCAAGGATTGATACAGTTAAAGTACAGATGGGTGGCTGGATGAAGTATGGGAAGAACATCAACGTTTTAACCGTGGATATAATGAGTAATGCTGGAAATGGGACTCCCTACTATGAAACAATGGTTAAAATTCGAAAAACTAGTGTTGAATGA
- a CDS encoding TspO/MBR family protein translates to MEGLKLKEIPMLAGSILIVLFAGFLGSQATISQIPVWYAALAKPLWAPPNWVFGPVWTTLYILMGIALFLVLRKGWQRQDVKFAVLIFAVQLILNVLWSVVFFSFHSLLGGFAVIMALWLAIFANLIAFYVISKPAGLVLVPYIVWVSIASYLNYTVYLLNP, encoded by the coding sequence ATGGAAGGATTAAAACTGAAGGAAATTCCAATGCTCGCTGGATCCATTTTAATTGTTTTGTTTGCAGGTTTTTTAGGTTCCCAGGCCACAATTTCCCAGATACCAGTATGGTACGCTGCACTTGCAAAACCATTATGGGCACCACCTAACTGGGTTTTTGGGCCAGTGTGGACAACTCTTTACATACTCATGGGAATAGCTCTATTCCTGGTTTTGAGAAAGGGCTGGCAGAGACAAGATGTTAAATTTGCAGTTCTGATATTTGCAGTGCAGCTCATACTCAACGTGCTTTGGTCTGTGGTGTTCTTCAGCTTCCACTCATTACTTGGAGGTTTTGCTGTTATAATGGCGCTCTGGCTTGCAATATTTGCGAACCTCATAGCTTTCTACGTTATTTCAAAACCAGCAGGCCTGGTTCTCGTACCCTACATAGTATGGGTCAGCATAGCAAGTTACCTGAACTACACAGTTTATTTATTGAATCCATGA
- a CDS encoding small multi-drug export protein, with amino-acid sequence MDIFTNIALVFISGVIELWLAVSMGIALKLNPLLILAVSASSSISAVLIVAFLGDSLRSKFIKWRYGENKKFERSRIHKVWIKYGVIGLGLLSPLLFGAPLGTAVGITFGARKDHLILWMSIGIIIWSAGLTAAGIMGLMSFEGFLN; translated from the coding sequence GTGGACATATTTACAAACATTGCACTTGTATTCATAAGCGGAGTCATAGAATTATGGCTTGCTGTATCAATGGGTATTGCACTTAAGTTAAACCCCCTTTTGATCCTTGCAGTATCAGCTTCCAGCTCAATTTCAGCTGTTTTGATCGTAGCGTTTTTAGGGGATTCACTCAGAAGCAAATTCATTAAATGGAGATATGGGGAAAATAAGAAGTTTGAAAGGAGCCGAATTCATAAGGTCTGGATTAAATATGGTGTGATAGGTTTAGGATTGTTATCACCACTTCTTTTTGGTGCTCCGTTGGGAACTGCAGTAGGTATTACCTTTGGGGCTAGAAAAGACCATTTAATATTATGGATGTCCATTGGGATAATTATATGGAGTGCAGGACTGACTGCGGCCGGTATAATGGGTTTAATGAGTTTTGAAGGATTTTTAAATTGA
- a CDS encoding DUF11 domain-containing protein, with protein sequence MFVICAVGAVAAQEGVDVNITKTAPDTVVAGENITYNITVTNTNSDNNAYNVTLVDNVTGKLINPQYSIDGVDMGSWNGAYDGSHVWDVLPAQTSVLVKIWGQVNPSQPAGPWLYNDATVFSSNDPNQENNYAHTWTLVSTLADVYVQKTAPDNLTAGSNITYNIVVGNNGPSDAQNVTVTDALDPWISGATYTLDGADMGSWLGSLSLGTLAPGKYVTIVITGLVNATAPAGYVIGNTVSAITDTFDPFNDNNTASTVTGVVNATSGGEGVTPESGGEAVTEEPISGGEAVSAEAVSMETTGSPVTLLVMALLVLLSGLFGIRRP encoded by the coding sequence TTGTTCGTAATATGCGCTGTTGGCGCCGTCGCTGCACAGGAAGGTGTAGACGTAAATATTACCAAGACTGCACCGGATACTGTGGTTGCTGGTGAGAACATTACATATAATATAACCGTCACCAACACGAACAGTGATAATAACGCATACAACGTTACATTGGTAGATAATGTGACTGGTAAACTCATTAATCCACAGTACTCGATTGATGGAGTGGATATGGGTTCTTGGAATGGTGCCTACGATGGTTCCCACGTTTGGGATGTGTTACCGGCACAAACTTCTGTTCTGGTGAAAATTTGGGGTCAGGTAAATCCATCACAACCAGCTGGGCCTTGGTTGTACAACGATGCAACTGTTTTCTCAAGTAACGATCCAAATCAGGAAAACAACTATGCCCATACTTGGACATTGGTCTCTACCTTAGCTGATGTTTATGTCCAGAAGACTGCTCCTGATAATCTGACTGCTGGTAGCAATATTACCTACAACATTGTGGTTGGTAACAATGGACCTTCTGATGCTCAAAACGTTACTGTGACAGATGCATTGGATCCATGGATCAGTGGTGCGACCTACACTTTAGATGGTGCTGATATGGGTTCTTGGTTGGGTTCCTTGAGTCTCGGTACTCTTGCACCTGGTAAATACGTCACAATAGTTATAACAGGCCTTGTAAATGCTACTGCACCTGCAGGTTATGTTATTGGGAACACGGTGTCTGCTATTACGGATACTTTTGATCCGTTCAATGACAATAACACTGCAAGTACTGTGACTGGCGTGGTTAATGCAACAAGTGGTGGTGAAGGAGTAACTCCTGAAAGTGGAGGAGAAGCTGTAACAGAAGAACCTATATCTGGTGGAGAGGCTGTGTCTGCTGAAGCTGTTTCAATGGAAACCACGGGTTCACCAGTAACTCTACTGGTAATGGCACTTCTCGTGTTGTTATCCGGTCTGTTCGGTATTAGGAGACCCTAA
- a CDS encoding pyridoxamine 5'-phosphate oxidase family protein yields the protein MKLEKIPLMNKREYDELINECYVSRIAFKGEYPYIAPFIYVFDGDFIYFLSTRYGKKIELFRENPNVAVEIEKYSENLSDYRFVTLQGRVVEVNDPDKKKRVKEDFVQLIKDKNLSKSIMAALGHSPDDPLESIVEEDRSFVWKLADVKGITGIKSS from the coding sequence ATGAAACTCGAAAAAATTCCATTGATGAATAAAAGAGAGTATGATGAACTGATAAATGAATGTTATGTGAGCAGAATTGCATTTAAAGGAGAATACCCATACATAGCACCTTTTATCTATGTTTTTGATGGTGATTTTATTTATTTTCTCTCAACGCGTTACGGTAAAAAGATAGAGTTGTTCCGAGAAAATCCTAATGTGGCAGTTGAGATAGAGAAGTACTCTGAAAACCTTTCAGATTACAGGTTCGTAACACTTCAGGGCCGTGTGGTTGAGGTGAATGATCCTGACAAGAAAAAGAGGGTTAAAGAAGATTTTGTACAGCTTATAAAGGATAAAAATCTTTCAAAAAGTATAATGGCTGCCCTTGGACATTCACCAGACGATCCCCTTGAGTCCATTGTTGAAGAAGACAGATCATTTGTCTGGAAGCTTGCAGACGTTAAAGGGATAACTGGAATTAAAAGTTCTTAA
- a CDS encoding DNA alkylation repair protein → MNYEEVLERFVVLSQKVPTKSAEHMSRVGITPKKTYGIRIPHLRELAREIGKDHELALRLWESNTRETRILACMIEDKDLVTEEQMEKWVTDFNYWEICDQCCMNLFEKMPIAYEKAVEWSFRDEEFVKRAGFALMARLAVSDKKTPDDEFEKFFPHIMRGSLDDRNYVKKAVNWALCQVGKRNRSLNKKAIENALEIKKIPEGSAKWIASDALRELRDEKVQKRFKK, encoded by the coding sequence ATGAATTACGAAGAAGTTTTAGAAAGATTTGTGGTACTGTCACAGAAGGTTCCAACCAAATCAGCTGAGCACATGTCCAGGGTTGGAATCACACCAAAGAAGACCTATGGGATTAGAATACCCCATCTTCGAGAACTTGCAAGGGAAATAGGTAAAGATCATGAACTTGCATTGCGTCTCTGGGAATCAAACACCCGGGAAACCAGAATACTTGCATGCATGATCGAAGACAAGGATTTGGTTACAGAAGAACAGATGGAGAAATGGGTAACAGATTTTAATTACTGGGAGATATGTGATCAATGCTGTATGAACCTCTTTGAAAAGATGCCGATTGCCTACGAAAAGGCAGTTGAGTGGAGCTTTCGTGATGAAGAATTTGTTAAAAGAGCAGGATTTGCACTCATGGCACGCCTTGCAGTGAGTGATAAGAAAACCCCTGATGATGAATTTGAGAAATTTTTCCCCCACATAATGAGAGGATCCCTTGATGATAGAAACTACGTTAAAAAGGCAGTTAACTGGGCTTTATGCCAAGTTGGGAAAAGAAACCGGTCACTTAATAAGAAAGCCATAGAAAATGCCCTTGAGATAAAGAAAATTCCTGAGGGAAGTGCTAAATGGATAGCTTCAGATGCTTTAAGGGAACTTCGTGATGAAAAAGTTCAAAAGAGATTTAAAAAATAA
- a CDS encoding inositol-3-phosphate synthase, translating into MEKIKIAIIGIGNCASSLIQGIHYYKYKDPQEVIGLMHWDIGGYTPSDIEVVAAFDIDKRKVGKDVSEAIFEKPNCTTVFCEDIPESGVEVSMGCVLDGVAPHMAEFKDDNTFIVSDEAEKEKNEIIKILKESGAEILLNYLPVGSEEATRFYAQCALEAGVAFINNMPVFIVSNPEWDAKFRERGIPIVGDDIKAQIGATITHRTLANLFRERGVKLERTYQLNTGGNTDFLNMLNRNRLDSKKESKTEAVQSVLAERLEPENIHIGPSDYVTWQQDNKLCFLRMEGKTFGDVPMNIELRLSVEDSPNSAGCVIDAIRCCKLALERGVGGYLTSISAYTMKHPPEQFKDEKAHEMVEEFIAGKRER; encoded by the coding sequence TTGGAAAAGATAAAAATAGCGATAATTGGTATTGGTAATTGTGCAAGCTCCCTTATACAGGGAATACACTATTACAAATACAAGGATCCCCAAGAAGTCATCGGTCTGATGCATTGGGATATAGGTGGTTACACACCATCAGATATAGAGGTGGTTGCTGCCTTTGACATCGACAAGAGGAAGGTTGGAAAGGATGTGAGCGAAGCCATATTCGAAAAACCTAACTGTACCACAGTATTCTGCGAAGATATACCTGAAAGTGGTGTTGAAGTATCAATGGGATGTGTCCTTGATGGTGTAGCACCGCACATGGCCGAATTTAAGGATGATAATACATTCATAGTTTCGGATGAAGCAGAAAAAGAAAAAAATGAAATAATCAAGATCTTAAAGGAAAGTGGGGCAGAAATACTTCTTAACTACCTTCCAGTTGGTTCTGAAGAAGCAACAAGGTTCTATGCCCAGTGTGCACTTGAAGCAGGTGTTGCATTCATTAACAACATGCCTGTTTTCATAGTGAGCAATCCTGAATGGGATGCAAAGTTCAGGGAAAGGGGAATACCAATTGTGGGTGATGATATAAAGGCACAGATCGGTGCAACCATAACCCACAGAACACTGGCAAACCTGTTCCGTGAGAGGGGTGTGAAACTCGAGAGAACCTACCAACTTAACACAGGCGGAAACACTGATTTTCTGAACATGCTCAACAGAAACAGGTTAGATTCTAAAAAAGAATCCAAAACTGAGGCTGTTCAATCTGTTCTTGCTGAAAGGCTTGAACCTGAAAACATTCACATAGGCCCATCAGACTACGTTACCTGGCAGCAGGACAACAAGCTCTGCTTCCTCAGGATGGAGGGAAAAACCTTTGGTGATGTTCCAATGAACATAGAACTTCGATTGAGTGTTGAAGATTCACCAAACTCTGCAGGTTGCGTTATCGATGCTATAAGGTGCTGTAAACTGGCTCTTGAACGTGGAGTGGGTGGATATCTAACCTCAATTTCAGCCTACACAATGAAACATCCTCCAGAACAGTTCAAGGATGAAAAAGCTCATGAAATGGTTGAAGAGTTCATAGCTGGGAAAAGGGAAAGGTAA
- a CDS encoding C1 family peptidase — MDEIFEKGMGWFPDLPDRRDLTLNIEKKKNEGIVDMVVELGIKEPVTEIPAAVDLREWCSPVEDQKSLGSCTANAGAGLLEYFERRAFGSYIDASRLFLYKNSRQLAGLTGDTGSYLRTTMAALVLFGVPPEKYWPYTDKKPDFDAVPDAFCYAFAENYKAIQYLRLDPPSTPVDILLDRIKTNLVAGLPSMFGFTVYDSIYHAEAGNIPYPCSGEKVAGGHAIVAVGYDDSVVIKNPNCGNTTKGALLIRNSWGKGWGDKGYGWLPYDYVLKGLAVDWWTLIKADWIATGEFGL, encoded by the coding sequence ATGGATGAAATATTTGAAAAGGGAATGGGATGGTTTCCAGATCTTCCTGATAGAAGGGATCTGACACTTAACATTGAAAAAAAGAAGAATGAAGGAATAGTGGATATGGTGGTTGAGTTAGGCATTAAAGAACCTGTGACTGAAATTCCCGCTGCAGTGGATCTTAGGGAATGGTGCTCTCCTGTGGAGGATCAGAAAAGTTTGGGATCCTGCACTGCAAATGCAGGGGCCGGACTACTTGAATACTTCGAACGCAGGGCTTTTGGAAGTTATATAGATGCATCAAGGCTCTTTCTTTACAAAAATTCTCGACAGTTGGCAGGACTAACTGGGGATACTGGATCCTACCTCAGAACAACCATGGCTGCACTGGTTCTTTTTGGTGTGCCACCAGAGAAGTACTGGCCCTACACAGATAAAAAACCAGACTTTGATGCAGTTCCAGATGCATTCTGCTATGCATTTGCGGAAAACTACAAGGCAATCCAGTATCTTCGGCTTGATCCGCCATCAACACCTGTAGATATACTTTTAGATAGAATAAAAACAAATTTGGTGGCGGGTTTACCATCCATGTTCGGGTTCACAGTTTACGACTCCATATACCATGCAGAAGCTGGAAATATACCCTATCCCTGCAGCGGAGAAAAGGTTGCAGGTGGCCATGCAATAGTGGCAGTGGGATACGATGACAGTGTTGTGATCAAAAATCCCAACTGTGGAAACACCACTAAAGGAGCCCTACTTATCAGAAACTCATGGGGAAAGGGTTGGGGTGATAAAGGTTACGGATGGTTACCCTACGATTACGTGCTGAAGGGACTGGCAGTAGACTGGTGGACATTAATAAAGGCAGATTGGATTGCAACAGGGGAGTTTGGTCTTTAA